A single region of the Plantactinospora soyae genome encodes:
- a CDS encoding carbohydrate ABC transporter permease, giving the protein MADRPGSTGARRRAGAGWRRPGLAYLLLLPALLLELLVHLVPMAVGVWMSFRELTQFFIRNWSAAPWAGLRNYKVAVDVDSAIGAALLRSLWITLAYALLVVVGSWLLGFVAALLLQRPMRNRGLLRTLFLVPYALPAYAAVIAWNFMLQRDTGMINHLLVDNLHLTDDRAFWLLGDRSFVAIVLVSIWRHWPFAFLIIMAGMQNIPTDLYEAAAIDGAGPGQQIRRVTLPMLRPVSLVLILVLFLWTFNDFTTPFVLFGAATPEQADLISVHIYQSSFVTWNFGLGSAMSVLLLLFLLLLTAGYLLLTSRRRRRAV; this is encoded by the coding sequence GTGGCTGACCGCCCCGGGTCGACCGGGGCGCGTCGTCGGGCCGGTGCCGGTTGGCGCCGGCCCGGCCTGGCGTACCTGCTGTTGCTGCCGGCGCTGCTCCTGGAGTTGCTCGTCCACCTGGTGCCGATGGCTGTCGGGGTCTGGATGAGCTTCCGCGAGCTGACCCAGTTCTTCATCCGGAACTGGTCGGCGGCACCCTGGGCCGGGCTGCGCAACTACAAGGTGGCGGTCGACGTCGACTCGGCGATCGGCGCCGCGCTGCTCCGCTCACTCTGGATCACCCTGGCGTACGCGCTGCTAGTGGTCGTCGGCTCCTGGCTGCTCGGCTTCGTCGCGGCACTGCTGCTCCAGCGGCCGATGCGCAACCGGGGACTGCTTCGTACCCTCTTCCTCGTCCCGTACGCGCTGCCCGCCTACGCGGCGGTGATCGCCTGGAACTTCATGTTGCAGCGGGACACCGGGATGATCAACCACCTACTGGTGGACAACCTGCACCTGACCGACGACCGGGCGTTCTGGCTGCTCGGCGATCGTAGCTTCGTCGCGATCGTCCTGGTGTCGATCTGGCGGCACTGGCCGTTCGCGTTCCTGATCATCATGGCGGGGATGCAGAACATCCCGACCGACCTCTACGAGGCTGCCGCGATCGACGGTGCCGGCCCCGGCCAGCAGATCCGCCGGGTGACCCTGCCGATGCTGCGGCCGGTCAGCCTGGTGCTGATCCTGGTGCTCTTCCTCTGGACGTTCAACGACTTCACCACCCCGTTCGTGCTGTTCGGCGCGGCGACACCGGAGCAGGCCGACCTGATCTCGGTGCACATCTACCAGAGCTCGTTCGTGACCTGGAACTTCGGGCTCGGTTCGGCGATGTCCGTACTGCTGCTGCTCTTCCTGCTCCTGCTCACCGCCGGGTACCTGCTGCTGACCTCCAGGAGGCGCCGCCGTGCTGTTTGA
- a CDS encoding sugar ABC transporter substrate-binding protein — MRVRKIGATAASVLLLMSLAACGDDGGGGGEKTLTYWASNQGPSLDADRQVLQPELDKFTQQTGIKVELEVIGWPDLLNRILAATASGQGPDVLNIGNTWSASLQATGAFLPFESAEIDTLGGKDRFLGPSFAATGATGQPPTSMPLYGLAYGLFYHKRLFAEAGITTPPKNWTEFVAAGKRLTKGGQWGLAVEGASYTENAHHAFIFGQQHGADFFDGAGKPQFTGPHHVMAVKQYLDFMATDKIANPSNAEYSTPNQPIGDFAKGKAAMLLWQSNAISLLAAAGMKPDEYGVAPIPIADPLPPGGKRVNSHVAGINISVFKNTENRDGALELVKFLTSSGEQQILNKALGSLPVVKDAYSDPAFETPVIKVFQDVLANTAGPLPQVPEESKFETTVGSGMRDLFAKIASGQPVGEAEVAAALTKAQQEMGTGG; from the coding sequence ATGCGTGTTCGGAAGATCGGTGCGACCGCAGCGTCCGTGCTGTTGCTGATGTCGCTGGCGGCCTGCGGGGACGACGGCGGCGGGGGAGGGGAGAAGACCCTCACCTACTGGGCCAGCAACCAGGGGCCCAGCCTGGACGCGGACCGGCAGGTCCTGCAACCGGAACTCGACAAGTTCACCCAGCAGACCGGCATCAAGGTCGAGCTGGAGGTGATCGGCTGGCCCGACCTGCTCAACCGGATCCTGGCGGCCACCGCCTCCGGGCAGGGGCCGGACGTACTCAACATCGGCAACACCTGGTCGGCCTCGCTCCAGGCCACCGGCGCCTTCCTGCCCTTCGAGTCGGCCGAGATCGACACTCTCGGCGGCAAGGACCGCTTCCTCGGCCCGAGCTTCGCCGCCACCGGAGCGACCGGTCAGCCACCGACGTCGATGCCGCTCTACGGCCTGGCGTACGGGCTGTTCTACCACAAGCGGCTCTTCGCCGAGGCGGGCATCACCACCCCGCCGAAGAACTGGACCGAGTTCGTCGCCGCCGGCAAGAGGCTGACCAAGGGCGGCCAGTGGGGCCTGGCGGTCGAGGGAGCGAGCTACACCGAGAACGCGCACCACGCCTTCATCTTCGGCCAGCAGCACGGCGCGGACTTCTTCGACGGCGCGGGCAAGCCGCAGTTCACCGGGCCGCACCACGTCATGGCGGTGAAGCAGTACCTCGACTTCATGGCGACCGACAAGATCGCCAACCCCAGCAACGCCGAGTACAGCACGCCGAACCAGCCGATCGGCGACTTCGCCAAGGGCAAGGCCGCGATGCTGCTCTGGCAGAGCAACGCGATCAGCCTGCTCGCCGCCGCCGGAATGAAACCCGACGAGTACGGCGTCGCGCCGATCCCGATCGCCGACCCGCTCCCGCCGGGCGGCAAGCGGGTGAACAGCCACGTGGCCGGGATCAACATCTCGGTCTTCAAGAACACCGAGAACCGGGACGGCGCCCTGGAGCTGGTGAAGTTCCTGACCAGCAGCGGCGAGCAGCAGATCCTCAACAAGGCGCTCGGGTCACTGCCGGTGGTCAAGGACGCCTACTCCGATCCTGCCTTCGAGACCCCGGTGATCAAGGTCTTCCAGGACGTACTCGCCAACACCGCCGGGCCGCTGCCACAGGTGCCCGAGGAGAGCAAGTTCGAGACCACGGTGGGCAGCGGGATGCGGGACCTCTTCGCCAAGATCGCGAGCGGACAACCGGTCGGTGAGGCAGAGGTCGCGGCGGCGCTCACCAAGGCCCAGCAGGAGATGGGCACCGGTGGCTGA
- a CDS encoding phosphodiester glycosidase family protein: MNRSKRPRRALASSALGLVLAVLTTANPAVAAPNPTGTATNPATAAAPGALVPGALAPGVTYREFSRATAGGTVPGHLVEVDLRNPLVTVDLLTPGAVAARAPISQQANNRRAVAAVNGDFFNISNVQAGVEVTGSAVGPAIAGRDDLKAAVPNGQRFGPGLPPGTSTSDVLGVGVDRRGRLARVDLRGKISAGRDKFAVTGFNQYALPVNGLGVFDSDWGTVSRKRPTCGTDTDRAAACSTDTYEVSVRHGRVTTVGTEPGTGAIARDTVVLVGREQGAETLRQFEVGERVRVDYDLVPDTRMPFTFAVGGFPILRDGAPLAGLDARTAAVRTAAGVSADGRRLYLVAVDGAGPGLTILDLALTLRDLGAASAVNLDGGGSSTLVTRTVADPAVQVRNHPSGGAERPVPNGIGVFSRLG, encoded by the coding sequence ATGAATCGTTCGAAGCGACCCCGTCGAGCCCTGGCCTCGTCGGCGCTCGGCCTGGTACTGGCCGTCCTGACGACGGCGAACCCGGCGGTTGCGGCGCCGAACCCGACCGGCACGGCCACGAACCCGGCGACAGCGGCAGCTCCCGGTGCCCTGGTGCCCGGTGCTCTCGCGCCCGGGGTGACGTACCGGGAGTTCAGCCGGGCCACTGCCGGCGGCACCGTACCCGGTCATCTCGTCGAGGTCGACCTGCGCAATCCCCTGGTGACCGTGGACCTGCTGACGCCGGGCGCGGTCGCGGCCCGGGCGCCGATCTCCCAGCAGGCGAACAACCGGCGGGCGGTCGCGGCGGTCAACGGCGACTTCTTCAACATCAGCAACGTCCAGGCCGGGGTCGAGGTGACCGGGTCCGCCGTCGGGCCGGCGATCGCCGGGCGCGACGACCTGAAGGCCGCCGTACCGAACGGGCAGCGGTTCGGGCCGGGGCTGCCGCCGGGTACGTCCACCTCCGACGTACTCGGTGTCGGGGTGGACCGGCGGGGTCGACTCGCCCGGGTGGACCTGCGCGGCAAGATCTCCGCCGGCCGGGACAAGTTCGCGGTCACCGGATTCAACCAGTACGCGCTGCCGGTGAACGGGCTCGGGGTGTTCGACAGCGACTGGGGCACGGTGTCCCGTAAGCGCCCCACCTGCGGCACCGACACCGACCGGGCCGCCGCCTGTAGCACCGACACCTACGAGGTGAGCGTGCGGCACGGCCGGGTCACCACGGTCGGCACCGAACCAGGAACCGGCGCGATCGCCCGGGACACGGTGGTGCTGGTCGGCCGGGAGCAGGGTGCCGAGACACTGCGCCAGTTCGAGGTCGGCGAGCGGGTACGCGTCGACTACGACCTCGTCCCCGACACCCGGATGCCGTTCACGTTCGCGGTCGGCGGGTTCCCGATCCTCCGCGACGGTGCGCCGCTGGCCGGGCTGGACGCGAGGACGGCTGCCGTCCGTACCGCGGCCGGGGTCAGCGCCGACGGCCGGCGACTGTATCTGGTGGCCGTCGACGGCGCCGGGCCCGGCCTCACGATTCTCGACCTCGCGCTGACGCTGCGGGATCTCGGCGCGGCCAGCGCGGTCAACCTCGACGGCGGTGGATCGTCGACCCTGGTCACCCGGACCGTCGCGGATCCCGCCGTCCAGGTACGCAACCATCCGTCCGGTGGCGCCGAGCGCCCGGTGCCGAACGGCATCGGGGTGTTCTCCCGACTCGGCTGA
- a CDS encoding carbohydrate ABC transporter permease, giving the protein MLFEPRWFRWVRWVGLTFFAGLVLLPLYVMATSAAKPLRDVQSDFRWIPSGLTLRPFADIWRTIPLGRYFVNSVIVASTAALLSVVVAVFAAYAISRFRFPGRGLFSVTVLSTQMFPGILFLLPLFLIYVNIDQLTGITLYGSRFGLVITYLTFSLPFSIWMLVGYFNSIPRELDEAALVDGAGPVGALLRVVVPVALPGIVAVAIYAFVTAWSEVLFASIMTTEQSRTLPVGLQLYSTQAGVYWNQVMAASLVVSVPVAAGFLMLQRFLVQGLTAGAVK; this is encoded by the coding sequence GTGCTGTTTGAGCCCCGCTGGTTCCGCTGGGTCCGCTGGGTGGGCCTGACCTTCTTCGCCGGCCTCGTCCTGCTGCCGTTGTACGTGATGGCGACCTCCGCCGCCAAGCCGCTGCGCGACGTACAGAGCGATTTTCGCTGGATCCCGAGCGGGCTGACGTTGCGGCCGTTCGCCGACATCTGGCGGACGATCCCGCTCGGCCGGTACTTCGTGAACAGTGTGATCGTCGCCTCGACCGCCGCGCTGCTCTCCGTCGTGGTCGCCGTCTTCGCCGCGTACGCCATCAGCCGGTTCCGGTTCCCCGGACGTGGACTCTTCTCGGTCACGGTGCTCTCCACCCAGATGTTCCCGGGCATCCTGTTCCTGCTGCCGCTGTTCCTGATCTACGTCAACATCGACCAGCTCACCGGCATCACCCTGTACGGCTCCCGGTTCGGTCTGGTCATCACCTATCTGACCTTCTCGCTGCCGTTCTCGATCTGGATGCTGGTCGGCTACTTCAACTCGATCCCCCGGGAGCTGGACGAGGCCGCGTTGGTCGACGGGGCCGGACCCGTCGGCGCGCTGCTCCGGGTGGTGGTGCCGGTCGCCCTGCCCGGCATCGTCGCGGTCGCCATCTACGCCTTCGTGACCGCCTGGAGCGAGGTGCTGTTCGCCTCGATCATGACCACCGAACAGAGCCGTACGCTGCCGGTCGGACTACAGCTCTACTCGACCCAGGCCGGCGTCTACTGGAACCAGGTGATGGCGGCCTCGTTGGTGGTCAGCGTGCCGGTGGCGGCCGGATTCCTTATGCTGCAACGGTTCCTGGTCCAGGGACTGACCGCCGGGGCGGTGAAGTAG
- a CDS encoding response regulator: MTSGGDVIRVLLVDDDALVRTGLRLMLGGAPDIEVVGEAADGVDVADAVTRLRPDVVLMDVRMPLLDGIAATRAITARSGDSPEVIVLTTFDADATILDALRNGAAGFLVKHTPPEQIVDAVRRAAAGEPVLSPTVARTLIDHVAGVAPHRRPDQRHRQARERFGRLSDRERSVAVAVAEGLSNGEIADRLFMSVGTVKAHVSSALAKLDLSNRIQLALLAHDASDERDGGR; the protein is encoded by the coding sequence ATGACCTCGGGTGGTGACGTGATCCGCGTCCTGCTCGTGGACGACGACGCGCTGGTCCGTACCGGTCTGCGACTGATGCTCGGCGGGGCACCCGACATCGAGGTCGTCGGTGAGGCGGCGGACGGGGTGGACGTCGCCGACGCGGTGACCCGGCTGCGCCCGGACGTGGTGCTGATGGACGTCCGGATGCCGCTGCTCGACGGTATCGCGGCGACCCGGGCGATCACGGCCCGATCCGGGGACTCTCCCGAGGTCATCGTGCTGACCACCTTCGACGCCGACGCGACGATCCTCGACGCGCTCCGCAACGGGGCGGCCGGGTTCCTGGTCAAGCACACCCCGCCGGAGCAGATCGTCGACGCGGTACGCCGGGCCGCCGCCGGTGAGCCGGTCCTCTCGCCGACGGTCGCCCGTACCCTGATCGACCATGTCGCGGGCGTCGCCCCGCACCGTCGCCCCGACCAGCGGCACCGGCAGGCCCGGGAGCGGTTCGGTCGGCTCTCCGACCGGGAGCGGTCCGTGGCGGTTGCGGTGGCGGAAGGGCTGTCGAACGGCGAGATCGCGGATCGGCTGTTCATGTCGGTGGGTACGGTCAAGGCGCACGTCTCCAGCGCCCTGGCCAAGCTCGACCTGTCCAACCGGATCCAGCTCGCGCTGCTCGCCCACGACGCGAGCGATGAGCGCGACGGCGGCCGATGA
- a CDS encoding FtsX-like permease family protein, giving the protein MWKIGSASVRARLGAFVGAWLALTLGVALVAACGLLLAATSRADAGAQAEQLASALAMLAMIAVFASVFVVGSTFSYVVAQRWREFALLRLGGASTWQVRASVLMEAAVVGVAGSLTGCMIGVGGGQALAWAALRHGLVDERLVVRVSVAPLVLAVTLGVAVTLIGANAAARRASRVRPIEALRTASYEQPTMTGGRWIWAALLLFGAFATIHWTPVTEPEDGVSAAVLATFLLIGAGTALSPVLVPPLVWTLAAPTRLGGATGLLARRNTGGAVRRTASTAAPVLVTMALTVGVVGAATTGDVAQMQRLRQETGYEHVVLPNGVPGLTPAVVGALGGVPGARVTAPLPTTALVGDPDSGLLTDPLGAAGVDPDLREVLRLRPVAGTLDDLDDTQTVAVGQDAAEARGWRVGGHIEVGLEDGVVIRPRIVAIVADPASPADLLLPRDLVAALAPVPLAPAAYITLDVGAEPAGTLDALRQAAGASGRLQASDQWLADRERALDHRRQLGLLFLLGLPMLYTGIAVANTLIMATRHRAREFALTRLVGATRARVIGMVAVEALLTVGVGAVLAACVVTVTLMAVSRAVGTAPVVPWAVAGAVVAGCLALALAATVVPTHLLLRRERPIQLVVGRE; this is encoded by the coding sequence GTGTGGAAAATCGGATCGGCCAGCGTCCGGGCACGACTGGGCGCCTTCGTCGGTGCCTGGCTGGCGCTGACTCTCGGGGTTGCGCTGGTGGCCGCGTGCGGGCTGTTGCTGGCCGCCACGTCGCGGGCGGACGCGGGCGCGCAGGCGGAGCAACTCGCCAGCGCCCTCGCGATGCTGGCGATGATCGCTGTCTTCGCCTCGGTGTTCGTGGTCGGGAGCACGTTCTCGTATGTGGTTGCCCAACGGTGGCGTGAATTCGCGCTGTTGCGGCTCGGCGGCGCCAGCACCTGGCAGGTACGCGCGAGCGTGCTGATGGAGGCGGCGGTCGTCGGAGTCGCCGGCTCGTTGACGGGATGCATGATCGGGGTCGGTGGCGGGCAGGCACTGGCCTGGGCCGCGCTCCGCCATGGCCTGGTCGACGAACGGCTGGTTGTGCGGGTCAGCGTGGCACCCCTGGTGCTCGCGGTCACCCTTGGTGTGGCAGTCACTCTGATTGGCGCGAATGCGGCGGCCCGACGAGCGAGTCGGGTCCGCCCGATCGAGGCACTGCGGACGGCCTCCTACGAGCAACCGACGATGACCGGTGGGCGGTGGATCTGGGCGGCGCTGCTGCTCTTCGGCGCCTTCGCGACGATCCATTGGACACCGGTCACCGAACCAGAGGACGGCGTCAGCGCAGCGGTGCTGGCAACGTTCCTGCTCATCGGAGCCGGCACGGCACTCAGCCCGGTACTGGTGCCCCCGCTGGTGTGGACGCTCGCGGCGCCCACCCGGCTCGGTGGAGCGACCGGGCTGCTGGCCCGCCGCAATACCGGGGGCGCGGTCCGGCGCACCGCGAGCACCGCCGCCCCGGTGCTGGTGACGATGGCGCTGACCGTCGGCGTGGTGGGCGCGGCGACCACCGGTGATGTCGCCCAGATGCAGCGGCTACGCCAGGAGACCGGGTACGAACATGTGGTACTGCCGAACGGTGTGCCAGGGCTGACGCCGGCCGTGGTCGGGGCGCTTGGCGGGGTGCCGGGGGCACGAGTGACCGCACCGCTGCCGACCACCGCCCTGGTCGGCGATCCAGACAGCGGGCTGCTCACCGATCCCCTAGGCGCAGCCGGCGTCGACCCGGACCTGCGCGAGGTGCTCCGACTGCGGCCGGTGGCCGGCACCCTCGACGACCTCGACGACACGCAGACCGTCGCCGTCGGCCAGGACGCGGCCGAGGCGCGTGGCTGGCGGGTCGGCGGCCACATCGAGGTCGGGCTGGAAGACGGGGTGGTCATCCGGCCGCGCATCGTCGCGATCGTCGCGGATCCCGCCAGCCCTGCCGACCTGCTGCTCCCCCGGGACCTGGTGGCCGCGCTCGCACCTGTGCCGCTCGCGCCGGCGGCGTACATCACGCTCGACGTCGGGGCCGAGCCGGCGGGCACCCTGGACGCCCTGCGGCAGGCGGCGGGTGCGAGTGGACGTCTCCAGGCCAGCGACCAATGGCTGGCGGACCGGGAACGGGCCCTCGACCACCGCCGTCAGCTCGGTCTGCTGTTCCTGCTCGGCCTGCCGATGCTCTACACCGGCATCGCGGTCGCGAACACGTTGATCATGGCAACCCGGCACCGGGCACGGGAGTTCGCGCTGACCCGGCTCGTCGGTGCCACCCGCGCCCGGGTCATCGGCATGGTCGCGGTCGAGGCGCTGCTCACCGTAGGGGTCGGCGCCGTTCTGGCCGCCTGCGTGGTCACGGTCACCCTCATGGCGGTGTCACGCGCCGTAGGGACCGCGCCAGTCGTGCCATGGGCCGTGGCCGGCGCTGTCGTGGCCGGCTGCCTGGCGCTGGCACTGGCGGCAACCGTCGTGCCAACCCACCTGCTGCTACGTCGCGAACGGCCGATCCAACTCGTCGTCGGCCGCGAATAG
- the fusA gene encoding elongation factor G — MRTDLHHHANDALTRIRNLGILAHVDAGKTTTTERILYVTGATYKRGEVHDGTTVTDFDSQERDRGITIFAAAVSCDWAGHRINLIDTPGHVDFADEVERALRVLDGAIAVFDGVAGVEPQSESVWRQADRHRVPRIAFVNKLDRAGADLDDAVRSIRERLRVTPLVVQLPIGREDDFTGVVDLLRMRALVWADGDTFTEGPVPDDLRPEAERRRRVLEEAVAELHPTALEEFCAHSTLSAATLAAALRDLTRTGDGLVVLCGSAYRNRGVEPLLDAAVAYLPSPLDVPAVRGVRDGVPQERAADPAAPFAALVFKVNSTATGRLTYLRVYSGTIRKGGVVLDTGARRTERIGRILRVQADRHTEVDRAEAGDIVAVVGLKAARTGATLCLPGAPLLLEPPSVADPVVSVAVEPRRGTDSERLTSALARLVEEDPSLAIRTDSETGQTVLSGMGELHLEVAVEKIRRAHGLEVNVGRPQVAYRETVVRGVTGLLYRHVKQDGGAGQYAHVVLDVEPLAPSDPDPAGDGGTGNGSGGGDARDFAFGSTVVGGRVPKEYVRAVEAGCRDALAEGPLGGHRVIGLRVNLADGATHPKDSSELAFRTAGRLALREALRASEMVLLEPVVEVTVTVPDDAVGGVLGDLAARRGRVSGSTTRAGTVVVTATVPLAELFGYATRLRSRTQGRGTFTTRATGYTPAPS; from the coding sequence GTGCGTACCGACCTGCACCACCATGCCAACGACGCCCTGACCCGCATCCGCAACCTGGGCATCCTCGCCCACGTCGATGCCGGCAAGACCACCACCACCGAACGAATCCTGTACGTCACCGGCGCCACCTACAAGCGCGGCGAGGTGCACGACGGGACGACCGTCACCGACTTCGACTCCCAGGAGCGTGACCGTGGCATCACCATTTTCGCCGCCGCCGTCAGCTGCGACTGGGCCGGTCACCGGATCAACCTGATCGACACCCCGGGACACGTCGACTTCGCCGACGAGGTCGAACGGGCCCTGCGGGTGCTCGACGGCGCGATCGCGGTCTTCGACGGCGTCGCGGGCGTCGAACCGCAGAGCGAGTCGGTCTGGCGGCAGGCCGACCGGCACCGGGTACCCCGGATCGCCTTCGTCAACAAGCTGGACCGGGCCGGCGCCGACCTGGACGACGCGGTCCGGTCGATCCGGGAACGGCTCCGGGTGACGCCGCTGGTGGTCCAACTGCCGATCGGGCGGGAGGACGACTTCACCGGCGTGGTCGACCTGCTCCGGATGCGCGCGCTGGTCTGGGCCGACGGCGACACGTTCACCGAGGGGCCGGTACCGGACGACCTGCGGCCGGAGGCGGAACGACGGCGCCGGGTACTGGAGGAGGCGGTGGCCGAACTGCATCCGACCGCGCTGGAGGAGTTCTGTGCCCACTCGACACTGTCCGCGGCGACGCTGGCCGCCGCGTTGCGGGACCTGACCCGTACCGGCGACGGCCTGGTCGTGCTCTGCGGCTCGGCGTACCGGAACCGGGGCGTGGAACCGCTGCTCGACGCGGCGGTGGCGTACCTGCCCTCGCCGCTGGACGTGCCGGCGGTGCGCGGCGTACGGGACGGCGTGCCGCAGGAACGGGCCGCCGACCCGGCGGCGCCGTTCGCCGCGCTGGTGTTCAAGGTGAACTCCACCGCGACCGGGCGACTGACCTACCTGCGGGTGTACTCGGGAACGATCCGGAAGGGAGGCGTGGTGCTGGACACCGGCGCGCGGCGTACCGAACGGATCGGGCGGATCCTGCGGGTCCAGGCAGACCGGCACACCGAGGTGGACCGGGCGGAGGCCGGCGACATCGTCGCGGTGGTCGGGCTCAAGGCCGCCCGTACCGGGGCGACCCTGTGTCTGCCCGGGGCGCCGCTGCTCCTCGAACCGCCGAGCGTGGCCGATCCGGTGGTCTCGGTGGCGGTCGAGCCCCGGCGGGGCACCGACAGCGAGCGCCTGACGTCGGCGTTGGCCCGGCTGGTCGAGGAGGATCCCTCGCTGGCCATCCGGACCGACTCCGAGACCGGCCAGACCGTGCTGTCCGGGATGGGAGAACTGCATCTGGAGGTGGCGGTGGAGAAGATCCGTCGAGCCCACGGGCTGGAGGTGAACGTCGGTCGGCCACAGGTGGCCTACCGGGAGACCGTGGTACGCGGGGTGACCGGGCTGCTGTACCGGCACGTCAAGCAGGACGGCGGCGCCGGCCAGTACGCGCACGTCGTACTCGATGTGGAACCGCTGGCACCCAGCGACCCGGACCCGGCCGGCGACGGCGGAACCGGCAACGGCTCCGGCGGCGGCGACGCGCGGGACTTCGCGTTCGGCTCGACCGTCGTCGGCGGCCGGGTGCCCAAGGAGTACGTCCGGGCGGTCGAGGCCGGCTGCCGGGACGCGCTCGCCGAGGGTCCACTCGGCGGTCATCGGGTGATCGGCCTGCGGGTCAACCTCGCCGACGGCGCCACGCATCCGAAGGACTCCTCGGAGCTGGCGTTCCGGACGGCGGGCCGGCTCGCGCTCCGGGAGGCGCTCCGGGCCAGCGAGATGGTTCTGCTGGAACCGGTGGTCGAGGTGACGGTGACCGTGCCCGACGACGCCGTCGGCGGGGTGCTGGGCGACCTGGCGGCCCGACGCGGCCGGGTCTCCGGCTCGACCACCCGGGCCGGCACCGTCGTGGTCACCGCGACCGTGCCGCTGGCCGAGCTGTTCGGCTACGCGACCCGGTTGCGTAGCCGGACCCAGGGCCGGGGCACCTTCACCACCCGGGCCACCGGCTACACCCCCGCGCCGAGCTGA